The following coding sequences lie in one Acidobacteriota bacterium genomic window:
- a CDS encoding glycosyltransferase family 39 protein: MTSDADTSIPGRLERPSRATLRALAVILSAGLLLKLIPIVVLAMSPPFTLGDLDRYAYAGAYVADHPGRWMWLRDVVQFGQYLKAPLYPALMCVIALIWRSGFPLNAAIFQVLISVASGVAMFRIGQRLHSSKTGLIATALYMFYLPNFATPMFGQEALFIPLSLAAFSLHLELVATGGRPRAFALAGFLYGLTALTRSLPLYYLPPVAALHVLWAPRRRPAIRQATALLVGMFLTILPYSFFISSRWNHWVFVDTQGVRAVVETYSDHPDSHRPGMVESLSMVAKAFVASPVKETQRRISQARAFFYLKGGQWLQVDAPRLATSAGAWTLKALVHLVYDLPTAAILLLSPIGFALARGRREAMYLILWPLVALALMIAFLWSGGRYTASFLPQLMLGASVVLAGGWRRPNRGAMVLAIVCAAIIAIPVGLSVPLTAWGRADYGIRFKAVAVDGPQLGHMSREAGFSTFTDGGRVELALTPDSRQPTGETGTWIEVRVDGVRQPMVRWAPGKTERVGISTPARLVFIEVRLVSGAGRSIDIAGSTEIEVVVGRAGRS, from the coding sequence ATGACATCCGACGCCGACACCTCAATCCCTGGCCGCCTGGAGCGGCCTTCGAGGGCGACGCTCCGCGCGCTGGCCGTCATCCTGTCGGCGGGATTGCTGCTGAAGCTCATCCCGATTGTGGTTCTGGCGATGTCCCCGCCATTCACGCTGGGAGACCTTGACCGGTACGCGTACGCCGGGGCCTATGTCGCCGATCATCCCGGCCGTTGGATGTGGTTGAGGGACGTCGTGCAGTTCGGACAGTACCTCAAGGCGCCGCTCTACCCTGCGTTGATGTGCGTCATCGCCCTCATCTGGCGTTCCGGGTTTCCGTTGAACGCGGCCATTTTCCAGGTTCTGATCTCGGTGGCCAGCGGCGTCGCCATGTTCAGGATCGGCCAGCGGCTCCACTCATCAAAGACGGGCCTGATCGCGACCGCGCTCTACATGTTCTACCTGCCGAACTTCGCCACTCCGATGTTCGGGCAGGAGGCGTTGTTCATCCCACTCTCGCTCGCAGCCTTCTCGCTGCACCTGGAGTTGGTGGCGACCGGGGGGCGTCCGAGGGCGTTTGCGTTGGCTGGTTTTCTGTACGGCCTGACCGCGCTGACGCGTTCGCTGCCTCTCTATTACCTGCCTCCGGTGGCCGCATTGCACGTGCTGTGGGCGCCTCGTCGACGCCCGGCGATCCGGCAGGCGACGGCCCTGCTGGTCGGAATGTTTCTGACCATCCTGCCCTACAGCTTCTTCATCTCGTCCCGGTGGAACCACTGGGTGTTCGTCGATACGCAGGGTGTGCGCGCCGTGGTCGAGACCTACTCCGATCATCCGGATTCCCACAGGCCGGGCATGGTCGAATCGCTCAGCATGGTGGCCAAGGCGTTCGTAGCCTCGCCGGTCAAGGAAACGCAGCGGCGGATCAGCCAGGCCCGCGCGTTCTTCTATCTGAAGGGCGGCCAGTGGCTGCAGGTCGATGCGCCCCGGCTGGCGACGTCGGCGGGCGCGTGGACGCTGAAGGCGTTGGTACATCTGGTCTACGATCTGCCGACAGCCGCAATCCTGTTGTTGTCGCCGATCGGTTTCGCCCTCGCAAGAGGACGGCGTGAGGCGATGTATCTCATCCTCTGGCCGCTCGTTGCCCTCGCGCTGATGATTGCCTTCCTCTGGAGCGGGGGGCGATACACGGCGTCGTTTCTTCCACAGCTCATGCTTGGGGCATCCGTCGTGCTCGCCGGAGGCTGGCGCCGGCCGAATCGTGGCGCGATGGTGCTGGCGATCGTCTGCGCCGCCATCATCGCCATCCCAGTTGGACTGTCGGTGCCACTGACAGCTTGGGGCCGCGCCGACTACGGCATCAGGTTCAAGGCCGTGGCCGTCGACGGGCCGCAGTTGGGACACATGTCACGAGAAGCCGGCTTCAGTACGTTCACCGACGGAGGACGCGTCGAGTTGGCACTGACACCCGATAGCCGCCAGCCGACTGGCGAGACCGGAACCTGGATCGAAGTTCGGGTGGACGGCGTGCGTCAGCCAATGGTCCGGTGGGCTCCCGGCAAGACCGAACGCGTCGGTATCAGCACGCCCGCCAGGCTGGTGTTCATCGAGGTGCGACTGGTGTCGGGCGCAGGTCGATCGATCGACATCGCCGGATCGACGGAGATAGAGGTCGTCGTCGGCCGCGCCGGCCGTAGTTGA
- a CDS encoding glycosyltransferase family 39 protein yields the protein MSHAPAGYFPDRWLGLLVAALALTVYVGTAGGSLATTDAVAAYDVTRQIVEHGTVALSSDVVGNLAYLGPDGRQYSPFGLLQSIWNVPFYLAGRAAASVLPTRSISIEMLTKASVALGNAWAAALVVWLTWLLAGWLSGSARTATTAAWITAFSSALWPYSKFGFNVPLAAALLLAAVYFSLKAAEAGHPRHGLAAGLMCGLALLTRHELILAAVPSMGVILWARLGDARGPYGSASVPGRRMRRSYGEAIRLASWWLAGLLPAIVVWGWYNNVRFGSPIETGYLRDDTLGMGGSLVEGLWGLLLSPGGSIILYSPCVLAAVPALVASRRLHPRFAWMTTATAVIFTLFYAQLGSWAGGRSYGPRYLVPLLPLLMVAVALWLSQLTGGARRALLALCLTSAAIQVPGVLVDFAKVRVNFARSVGGPSYEARMHEWSNCPLALNAKAAAAAVPTVAKHLFGLEPRPVIEKGEGEAKRDFSQQFAFSLDFWWIYLFYLRVIPAWVAVLLGLCWAGASTALLIAASRCATRFDAACASSPRTRSEEPRHS from the coding sequence ATGAGCCACGCCCCAGCAGGATACTTCCCGGACCGGTGGCTCGGACTCCTGGTCGCTGCGCTCGCGCTGACGGTGTACGTGGGCACGGCCGGCGGGAGCCTCGCGACAACTGACGCCGTGGCCGCCTACGACGTGACGCGCCAGATTGTCGAGCATGGAACGGTGGCGCTTTCGAGCGACGTCGTGGGCAACCTGGCGTATCTCGGCCCGGATGGCCGCCAGTATTCACCCTTCGGTCTCCTCCAATCCATCTGGAACGTGCCGTTTTACCTCGCCGGGCGCGCCGCGGCATCGGTGCTGCCCACGCGCTCTATCAGCATCGAGATGCTGACCAAGGCGTCGGTGGCACTTGGCAACGCGTGGGCGGCCGCGCTGGTGGTGTGGCTCACGTGGCTGCTCGCGGGATGGTTGAGCGGATCGGCTCGTACCGCAACGACGGCGGCCTGGATCACGGCATTTTCGTCAGCGCTCTGGCCGTACAGCAAGTTCGGCTTCAACGTGCCGCTGGCCGCGGCGCTGCTTCTGGCCGCGGTCTACTTCTCGCTGAAGGCCGCCGAGGCTGGCCATCCGCGGCACGGGTTGGCCGCCGGCCTCATGTGTGGTCTCGCGCTGCTGACGCGGCACGAACTGATACTGGCTGCCGTGCCGTCGATGGGCGTCATCCTATGGGCGCGCCTGGGCGATGCCCGGGGGCCGTACGGATCGGCGTCAGTCCCCGGTCGACGGATGCGTCGGTCGTACGGAGAGGCGATTCGGCTCGCATCGTGGTGGCTCGCCGGCCTTCTGCCCGCTATCGTCGTGTGGGGCTGGTACAACAACGTCCGATTCGGATCGCCCATCGAAACGGGCTATCTCAGGGACGACACGCTGGGCATGGGCGGCTCATTGGTCGAAGGTCTCTGGGGCCTGCTGTTGTCGCCCGGCGGGTCCATCATCCTCTACTCGCCCTGCGTCCTGGCTGCCGTTCCGGCGCTCGTGGCCTCGCGACGGCTGCATCCGCGGTTCGCGTGGATGACCACGGCGACGGCCGTCATCTTTACGCTGTTCTACGCGCAGCTTGGGAGTTGGGCCGGGGGCCGATCATACGGGCCGCGGTATCTTGTGCCTCTGCTGCCGTTGCTCATGGTAGCCGTCGCGCTGTGGCTGTCGCAGCTTACCGGTGGCGCGCGCCGTGCGCTGCTTGCGTTGTGCCTGACGAGCGCGGCCATCCAGGTGCCGGGCGTGCTGGTTGATTTTGCCAAGGTGCGCGTGAACTTCGCCAGGAGCGTGGGCGGGCCCTCGTACGAAGCGCGGATGCACGAGTGGTCGAATTGCCCGCTCGCGCTCAACGCAAAGGCGGCCGCCGCAGCCGTACCCACCGTAGCGAAACACCTGTTCGGGCTCGAGCCACGACCGGTAATTGAAAAGGGCGAGGGGGAGGCGAAGCGGGATTTCTCGCAGCAGTTCGCCTTCAGCCTCGACTTCTGGTGGATCTACCTCTTTTATCTACGGGTCATTCCGGCGTGGGTGGCGGTCCTGCTCGGACTGTGCTGGGCTGGTGCCTCGACGGCCCTGCTCATCGCCGCGTCCCGCTGTGCTACCCGATTCGATGCCGCGTGTGCTTCGTCCCCGCGCACACGATCCGAGGAGCCACGTCACTCGTGA